ACTCGGCGGCCAGCGCCTCCCAGGCCGCCGCGGCAGCCAGCATCGGTCCCGAACCGGGTCCGGCGTACATCAGCGCGGAGTTGACCTCCGGCGGTAACTGAGCAAAGTCCAGCATCGGCCTCTCCTAAGCGATCGTGGCGGCGTTGGCAGCCTCGGTGGCCGCATATGAACCGGCGCTGATGCCCAGCGTGGTCGCCAACTGCTCCTGGACCGCCATCGCCTCGGCACTAATCGCCTGGTACAGCTGTGCATGCGCGGCAAACTGGGAGGCGGTTAGCAGGGACACCAAATCAGCGGCGGCCGGAACCACACCCGTCGTCGGGCCCGCCACCGCTGCATTTCCGGCCCGCGCAACGGCGTTGATCGACTGCAGTTCCCCCGCGGTCGCAGCCAGCATCTCTGGCTCGGCGTGCATGATCGACATGGTATTTTCCTCCCTCTAATGCACGTTGCATCAATAGCTTTCGGCGTTCCCCGCTGAAGACCACACGACAGGCTAGCCATCCTTATAGGAACATCACAGACTTCACACAGGTTGTTCACGGCTAAGTCAATAACAATTCATTTACTTCAAGGGCATTTCCGTAGCTTTTGAAATTCCCCTGAAATTCATTGGTAACAAGTAATTTGAGTTTGGTATGAATTTCGGGGTACTGGCATCGACGGGCCCTACAATGCGCAACTTGCGCACACCACGCCACGCTGAAGCAACCGTCGACCGATTCAACGGCGCAGGCGCTAGGGTCCCAGGCATGATCCGATTGGTCCGTCATTCGATCGCCCTGGTGGCCGCCGGCCTTGCCGCCGCATTGTCGGGGTGCGATTCCCACAACTCGGGATCGCTCGGTGCCGATCCGCGGCAGGTGACCGTGTTCGGATCCGGGCAAGTGCAGGGTGTGCCGGACACGTTGATCGCTGACGTCGGCATTCAGGTCACCGCGGCCGACGTCACCAGCGCGATGAACCAGACCAATGATCGCCAGCAAGCGGTGATCGATGCACTGGTGGGTGCCGGCCTGGACCGCAAGGACATCCGCACCACCAGGGTCACCGTGGCACCGCAGTACAGCAATCCGGAGCCGGCCGGAACCGCCACCATCACCGGGTATCGGGCAGACAACGACATCGAGGTGAAGATCCACCCGACCGACGCCGCGTCGCGGCTGCTGGCCCTCGTCGTCAGCACCGGCGGTGACGCCACCCGGATCAGCTCGGTCAGCTACTCGATTGGCGACGACTCGCAGCTGGTGAAGGATGCCCGGGCGCGCGCCTTCCAAGACGCCAAGAACCGTGCGGACCAGTACGCACAACTGTCGGGGCTGCGGCTAGGCAAGGTGATCTCGATCTCCGAGGCATCTGGCGCCGCGCCCACGCACGAGGCGCCGGCGCCGCCGCGCGGCCTATCCGCGGTGCCGCTGGAACCCGGCCAGCAGACGGTGGGCTTCTCGGTCACGGTGGTCTGGGAACTGACCTAGCCGCCTACTGATAGACCCTGGGGTCCAGCGTCCCGATGTATGACAGGTCACGGTAGCGTTCGTCGTAGTCCAGGCCGTAGCCCACGACGAAGTCGTTGGGAATGTCGAAACCCACGTACGCGATTTCGACGTTGGCGTGCACCGCATCGGGCTTGCGCAGCAGCGTGCACACCCGCAATGACCGCGGATTCCGGCTCGTCAGGTTCCGCGACAACCACGAAAGCGTAAGGCCGGAGTCGACGACGTCCTCGACGATCAGCACGTCGCGGCCGTGGATGTCGCGGTCGAGGTCCTTGAGGATCCGCACCACGCCCGACGAGGATGTCGATGACCCATACGAACTCACCGCCATGAACTCGAACTGGGTCGGCACGGGAATCGCTCGCGCCAGGTCGGTGACGAAGAGCACCGCGCCCTTCAGCACGGTGATCAGCAGCAGATCCTGGCCGGTGGTAGCGGACAGCTCGCGGTAGTCGTTGCCGATCTGCTCGCCGAGCTCGGCGATGCGGGCCTGAATCTGCTCGGCCGTGAGCAGCACCGACTTGATGTCCCCCGGATAAAGCTCCGCCGTCTGCCCGGGGGTGATCGCCGAGGAGCTCTGGGTCACGTGCACAGCGTGCCACGCCGCGGGACCAACGACCAACGCGGGCGTCAAACGGGCTCGCGCCGCAACACAAGTACGCCGTCGCGCCGCCCGGCGACCAGTCGCTGACCGCGCAACGTGGACCCAACCGCTACCCCGCCCTGACCGCGCCACGCGGTGACCAGCCGGTCCACTCCGCGGATCTGCCTGTCGGTCAGTCCGGTCGCGCCGCCGGCCAGCAGCCAGCCCCGAATCACCCGGCGCCGCACCGCATCCGGCAGCGCGGTCAAGGCGCTGGTACTCAACTCCTGTCCCCGTGAGCCAGCAACAGCGGCTCCGGGCAGCGCCTGCGCAGCGATCGTGTCGATGAGGTCAGTGTCCTCGCGCAACGCTGTCGCGGTGCGAGCCAGCGCTTCGGCCACACCTCCGCCCAGCACGTCCTCCAGCAGTGGCAGCACTTCGGTGCGCAATCGGGTTCGGGTGAAGCGGCGGTCGGTGTTGTGCGGATCCTGCCAGGCGGTCAGGCCCAGCTCCCGGCAGGCCGCATGTGTCACGCTGCGGCGCACCCCCAGCAGCGGCCGGCACCAGGGCGGATCGTACGGACGCATGCCGGCGATCGACCGGGCCCCCGAACCACGGCCAAGCCCCAACAACACTGTCTCGGCCTGATCATCGAGCGTATGGGCCAACAGCACCGGGCCATCGCGGTGCTCCTCCAATGCCGAGTAGCGGGCGCTGCGCGCCGCCGCCTCCCGGCCGCCGGCCGCGCCCACCTGAACGCAAAGCACCCGCGCGTCCACACATCCCAGCGAAATCGCTTGTATGCGAGCTGTTTCCGCGACCGTGGCCGAGCCGGGCTGCAGACCGTGGTCCACGATCAGTGCGGTGGTGGGCCACAGCCGTGCGGCTACAGCGGTGAGCGCCAACGAGTCCGGGCCGCCGGAGAGCCCCACGCTCCAACGGTCGCAGGCGTCGAGATGGACCCGAGCGAACTGCTCCGCAGCCGCACGCAGCTGCGCTACAGCACTCTGTCGATCCATCGCTGCGGGTTTTCGATCTCGGCAGGCAACGGCAGCGTCTCGGGGCCCGACCAGATCGTGTTGAACAGCTTCATTCCCGCCCGGTCGACCACATGGTCGACGAATGCCTTGCCTCGGGTGTACTGGCTGAGCTTGGCGTCGAAGCCCAGCAGAGCTCGCACCAGCCGCTGCAGCGGCGGCTGTTTGTGATGACGACGGTCGTCGAAGCGGCGGCGGATGGTGGCCACCGAGGGCACCACCATCGGCCCGACCGCATCCATCACATGCTCGGCATGGCCTTCCAGCAGCGTGCCAAGTACCAGCAGCTGGTCTAAGGCCTTACGTTGCGGCTCGGATTGCACGGCTCGCACCAGGCCCAGAATGCCCGACGGGTTGACCTCGGAATCGTCGGTACCGTGTCCACGGCTGCGGATGAAGTCCGCCAGCCGGCTCACCACCCGCCCGATGTCGTCAACGGGTTCGAAGGTCAACAGGTTTAGCGCCTGCGACATGTAGCCGGACAGCCAGGGGTTGGCGGTGAACTGGACTCGGTGGGTGACCTCGTGCAGGCACACCCACAACCGGAAATCGGACGGCTCGACCCGCAGTTGACGCTCGACGGCGATCACATTGGGATATACCAGCAGCAAGCAGCCTTCTCCGGCGGCTCCGAACGGGTCGTACTGGCCGAGGATGCCCGAGGCCACAAACGCCAGCACGGCACCGGTCTGCGCACCGGTGATCCGACCGGTGAGAAACCCCCGCGGTTTGGCGCTTCCGTGCGTCATCGCCCGCATCGATTCGGCGGCCGAGCGAATCCACGCCGGCCGGTCGACGACACGGGCCGGCGGCACCACACCGTCGGCGATCAGACCGGTGACGTCGCGCACCGGCGGTTCGGCCTTCTCCGCCGCGACGGTCAGCTCGTCGATCACCTGGCGACGGGTGTATTCGGTGGACGGCGGAGCGGGCCGGGCCAGCCGCTCCCCGACGCTGGCCGCAAATTCCCAATCGACCGTGTTCCCCAGTGTCAGCTCGGACGCTCCGGTCACGTCGTGCACCCGCAGAACCACAACTTAGTGGCCAGAGCGTCCATCGCGTTGCGACCGTTGGGACCGGCTTCGTTGGAGATGAACGCGAAGGTGAGCACTCGGCCGCTACGGTCGGTGAGCACCCCGACTAGCGAGTTGATCGCGGTCAGCGAGCCGGTCTTGGCCCGCAACCACCCGGCCGGACCCTGGTCGGTGGCCGCGTCGAGGAAGCGCTCGCCCAGCGTGCCACTGCCACCGGCGATCGGTAGCAGATCCAGCAGCGGCCGCAACGCGGGCTGGTCGGGTCCAGCCGCGGCCTGCATCGTTGCATCGAGCGTCCGAGCGGTCAGGCGGTTGTCGAGCGACAATCCACTAGAATCCACCAGCGCAGCGCCGGCGGTGTCGATGTGTGCGGTGTTCAATCGGCTGGTCACCGCGTCGACCGCGCCACTAAAGCTCTGCGGCCGGTTGATCGCGACCGCTACCTCGCGGCCGATGCACTCGGCCATCACATTGTCGGAGGCGTTCATCATCTGAGACAGTCGCTGGATCAACGGCGCCGACTGCACCACGGCCAGCTGCCGCGCGCCGGCCGGAGCCGATGCGATCGTCACCGCCGCGGGGTCCAGGCCAAGGGCTTTGGCCAACTCCCGACCGGCATCCAGCGCCGGGGTGCGGGACCGTCTCGAATTGACGGTGGTCGGCTGGATACGCCCGGCGTCGATCATCGCCGCTTCGATCGGCGCGATGTCACCGTTGTCGATATCGGCCGGATCCCAACCCGGCGCCATCGTCGGACCGCTAAACGCCGAAGCGTCCACCTGCACGGCGGTGGGCGTCACACCGCTGCGGCGAATTTGTTCGACGAGGTCACCGATGCGAGCCGCGCCGTGATACCAGGTGTCCTGACCGGGCGGCGCTGCCGACAGCGTCGGATCGCCCGCGCCCACCAACACGACAGGTCCCTGGGGGTTCTGGCCGCCGGCCACCACCCGCGTGCTGATCCGGGCCTGTCGGTCCAGTGTCAGCAGAGCCGCCGCCGCCGTCAGGATTTTGTTGGTCGAAGCCGGCACCAAGGGCACGTCGTCTAGCCGCTGCCAAAGTTCTTGTCCGGTCAGGGCATCGGTGATCCGACCTGCTAACTTGCCCAGATCAGGATCGGCCGCCACCACCGCAAGCGCCGCGGTCACGCCAGCGGCACTCGGTGTCGCAGCGGTGTCCGCCACAGGGACCACTCCCGCCTTGACTGTGGGTGGCCGCGGTGGAGGCGCAGGTGCGCGCACGCCAGCCCGGTGACCACCAGTAGTGACCAGCGCTGCGGCCGCCACCACAACGGCGACAAACGCCAGCACGGCCGCGCCGACGACCACGTGCGTGGATTTCCGCCAGCGTGTGGGACCCATGAGCTCTCCTGCCTTTCCGGTCCCATTCTGCCGAACCGGCCGGGCGACGCTGCCACGGTACCGGCTCGACTAGGGTGTCCACGGACGCATTGGACCTGCCCGTTGTCCCATGCACTCTGATCTGAAGGAGCCGACGCGTGCAATTCGACGTGACCATCGAAATTCCCAAGGGCCAGCGCAACAAATACGAGGTCGACCATGAGACGGGGCGGGTTCGTCTGGACCGGTACCTGTACACCCCGATGGCCTACCCGACCGACTACGGCTTCATCGAGGACACCCTAGGTGACGATGGCGACCCGCTGGACGCGCTGGTGCTGCTACCGCAGCCGGTCTTCCCCGGGGTGCTGGTGGCGGCGCGGCCGGTGGGGATGTTCCGGATGGTCGACGAGCACGGCGGCGACGACAAAGTGCTGTGCGTCCCAGCCGGTGACCCCCGGTGGGACCACGTCCAAGACATCGGGGACGTTCCGGCTTTCGAGCTGGATGCGATCAAGCATTTCTTTGTGCACTACAAGGACCTGGAACCAGGTAAGTTCGTCAAGGCGGCCGACTGGGTCGACCGCGCCGAAGCCGAGGCAGAGGTGCAGCGTTCAGTGGAGCGCTTCAAGGCCGGTACACACTGATTTGGGCTTAGGGCGCCCGCCCCGCGCCTTGGCACCCTCCGCCGGTCATGATCCGAACTTCGTGGGGGACCTGACTGTTAGGCGATTGCGCCGCACACTCTCGGTGAACGCCGCCCCGATAAAAACCACCCCCACCGAAGCGGTGACCCACTCGGGGACGGCGAATCGGTGGTCGATGGACAACAGCAAGATTATGGCGAGCGCGCCAATCGCCCAGTGTGCGCCGTGTTCCAGGTACACGTACCGGTCCAGTGTGTCCTGTCGCACCAGATAGATCGTGATCGACCGGACAAACATCGCACCCACCACACCAAGGCCGAGCGCGATGATGATCGGGTCCGTAGTGATCGCAAAGGCCCCGGTGACGCCGTCGAAAGAGAAGGCGGCGTCGAGCACCTCCAGATACAGGAACAACGCGCAACCAGCCTTTCCGGCCGCCTGCCTCGCCTGCACGCCCGGCGTGGCTTCACCCAACCCCGCCGGCCGGAACGCCCGGCTGATCCCGTTGACGACAAGATAGGTCACCATGCCCAAAAGGCCGGCGATCAGCACCGTACCCCGCTGATCGCTGGAGTGTGTCAACAGCGCGCCGGCAAGGACCAACCCAACACTGGCCACTATCACCGGGACCTGACCGAGTCGACCGATGCGGGCAAAGGGGACCTCAATCCACTTCAGCCATTTGATATCGCGGTCGTGAACGACGAAGTCCAGGAAAAGCATCAGCAGGAACATGCCGCCGAACGCCGCGATCTGCGGATGCGCAGCGGTGATCAGTTTTTCATAGCTGGGCGATCCGTCCGCAAATTCCAGCGCGCCATGGGCCGGTGGACGAAGCGCCAGCTCCATTGCGCGGACGGGGTCCAGGCCCGCGGTGGTCCAGATGATGGCCAGCGGGAACACCAGCCGCATCCCGAACACCGCAATAAGAATCCCGATGGTCAGGAACATCCGCTGCCAAAACGGGCTCATCCGCTGCAGAATCGCGGCGTTGATGATGGCGTTGTCGAACGACAGCGATACCTCAAGGAGCGCCAGAACCGCCAGCAAGAACAGGGCGGTCGGCCCGCCGTGCAAATATCCGGTAACCAACGCCACCACCGTCATCAGCAGCGAGAAGCCGAAGATGCGGAACGTTGACATGGATCCTTCCGAGGAAAAACCCCACAATAGCGACGAACCGACATCAATTGGTCAGGCTCGCGCCGCGCAGCGCGGCCAACCGGCCCGCCTACTATTTTCAGTCGTGACGATCCATGTCGGTTGGCCGTTGGCGCCGCCGCGGTGACCGAAGTCGGCGATACGGCATCTCCTGTTGGCTCCTCGGGCGCCTCTGGCGGAGCTATCGCAAGCGGCAGCGTAGCCCGGGTCGGCACGGCGGCCGCGGTTACCGCGCTGTGCGGCTACGCGGTGATTTATCTGGCGGCCCGCAACCTGGCTCCCAACGGCTTCTCGGTATTCGGGGTGTTCTGGGGCGCATTCGGACTGGTCACCGGGGCCGCCAACGGCCTGCTGCAAGAAACCACCCGCGAGGTCCGCTCGCTGGGGTACTTGGACGTCTCTGCAGACGGCCGCCGTACCCATCCGCTGCGGGTCTCCGGGATGGTCGGCCTCGGCTCGTTGGTCGTGATCGCCGGTAGCTCACCGTTGTGGAGCGGGCGGGTATTCGCCGAGGCGCGCTGGCTATCGGTCGCATTGCTCAGCATCGGGCTGGCTGGGTTTTGCCTACACGCCACCCTGCTGGGCATGCTGGCCGGCACCAACCGGTGGACCCAGTACGGCGCGCTGATGGTGGCCGACGCGGTCATCCGGGTGGTGGTCGCCGCGGCCACGTTCGTGATCGGATGGCAGCTGGTCGGGTTCATCTGGGCAACCGTGGCGGGTTCGGTTGCCTGGCTGATCATGTTGATGACCTCACCCCCGACACGCGCGGCCGCCCGCTTGATGACGCCCGGCGCTACTGCGACATTCCTGAGGGGCGCCGCCCATTCGATCATCGCGGCCGGTGCCAGCGCGATATTGGTGATGGGGTTTCCGGTCTTGCTGAAGCTAACCTCCAATGAACTGGGCGCGCAGGGAGGCGTTGTCATCCTTGCGGTGACGTTAACCCGGGCGCCACTGCTGGTGCCACTGACCGCCATGCAAGGCAACCTCATCGCGCATTTCGTCGATGAACGCACCGAGCGGATTCGGGCGCTAATCGCGCCGGCGGCGCTCATCGGCGGCGTTGGCGCAGTCGGGATGCTGGCGGCCGGCGTCGTAGGTCCATGGATTATGCGCGTCGCGTTCGGGTCGGAATACCAGTCCAGCAGCGCATTGCTGGCCTGGTTGACGGCGGCCGCGGTGGCGATCGCAATGCTGACACTCACCGGTGCCGCCGCGGTCGCGGCCGCACTGCACCGGGCGTATTCGCTGGGCTGGGTTGGTGCGACGGTTGGGTCGGGCTTGTTGCTGCTGCTGCCGCTGTCCTTGGAGACCCGCACCGTGGTCGCGTTGTTATGCGGTCCGCTGGTGGGAATCGGCGTCCATTTGGTGGCGCTGGCGCGGACGGACGAGTAAGCGGCCGATCAGCCCCGGACCAACGTGTAACTTGTGGGCTTAAATGGCCTCGAAAATGGACACTGAAACGCACTACTCGGACGTCTGGGTCGTCATTCCCGCCTTCAACGAAGCCGCCGTGATCGGCAAGGTCGTCACCGATGTGCGGTCAGTCTTCGACCACGTCGTCTGCGTGGACGACGGCAGCACCGACGGCACCGGCGACATCGCCCGGCGGTCCGGTGCTCACCTCGTACGCCATCCGATCAACCTGGGCCAGGGGGCGGCCATTCAGACCGGAATCGAGTACGCCCGCAAGCAGCCGGGCGCCCAGGTCTTTGCCACCTTTGACGGCGACGGCCAGCACCGCGTCAAAGACGTGGCCGCAATGGTCGACCGGCTCGGCGCAGGTGACGTCGATGTGGTGATCGGAACGCGGTTCGGCCGGCCCGTGGGCAAAGCTTCGGCCAGCCGACCGCCACTGATGAAGCGGATCGTGCTGCAGACAGGAGCGCGGTTGAGCCGTCGAGGCCGCCGACTTGGCTTGACCGACACCAACAATGGCCTGAGGGTGTTCAACAAGACCGTGGCCGACGGGCTGAACATCACCATGAGCGGCATGAGCCACGCCACCGAGTTCATCATGTTGATCGCCGAAAACCATTGGCGGGTAGCGGAAGAACCGGTCGAGGTGCTCTACACCGAGTATTCGAAGTCGAAAGGCCAACCGCTGCTCAACGGCGTCAACATCATTTTCGACGGGTTTCTGCGAGGGAGGATGCCACGATGAACTGGATCCAGGTGCTGTTGATCGCGTCGATCATCGGGTTGCTGTTCTACCTGTTGCGGTCGCGCCGAAGCGCGCGGTCGCGTGCCTGGGTCAAGGTGGGCTATGTCTTGTTCGTGCTCGCCGGCATCTATGCCGTGCTGAGACCGGACGACACCACAGTGGTCGCAAACTGGTTTGGGGTGCGCCGCGGCACCGACCTGATGCTCTACGCACTGGTGATGGCGTTCAGTTTCACCACACTGAGCACCTACATGCGGTT
Above is a window of Mycobacterium tuberculosis H37Rv DNA encoding:
- a CDS encoding integral membrane protein encodes the protein MSTFRIFGFSLLMTVVALVTGYLHGGPTALFLLAVLALLEVSLSFDNAIINAAILQRMSPFWQRMFLTIGILIAVFGMRLVFPLAIIWTTAGLDPVRAMELALRPPAHGALEFADGSPSYEKLITAAHPQIAAFGGMFLLMLFLDFVVHDRDIKWLKWIEVPFARIGRLGQVPVIVASVGLVLAGALLTHSSDQRGTVLIAGLLGMVTYLVVNGISRAFRPAGLGEATPGVQARQAAGKAGCALFLYLEVLDAAFSFDGVTGAFAITTDPIIIALGLGVVGAMFVRSITIYLVRQDTLDRYVYLEHGAHWAIGALAIILLLSIDHRFAVPEWVTASVGVVFIGAAFTESVRRNRLTVRSPTKFGS
- the hpt gene encoding hypoxanthine-guanine phosphoribosyltransferase (Hpt (HGPRT) (HGPRTase) (hypoxanthine phosphoribosyltransferase) (imp pyrophosphorylase) (imp diphosphorylase) (transphosphoribosyltransferase) (guanine phosphoribosyltransferase)), which encodes MTPALVVGPAAWHAVHVTQSSSAITPGQTAELYPGDIKSVLLTAEQIQARIAELGEQIGNDYRELSATTGQDLLLITVLKGAVLFVTDLARAIPVPTQFEFMAVSSYGSSTSSSGVVRILKDLDRDIHGRDVLIVEDVVDSGLTLSWLSRNLTSRNPRSLRVCTLLRKPDAVHANVEIAYVGFDIPNDFVVGYGLDYDERYRDLSYIGTLDPRVYQ
- the mesJ gene encoding tRNA(Ile)-lysidine synthase (cell cycle protein MesJ); the protein is MDRQSAVAQLRAAAEQFARVHLDACDRWSVGLSGGPDSLALTAVAARLWPTTALIVDHGLQPGSATVAETARIQAISLGCVDARVLCVQVGAAGGREAAARSARYSALEEHRDGPVLLAHTLDDQAETVLLGLGRGSGARSIAGMRPYDPPWCRPLLGVRRSVTHAACRELGLTAWQDPHNTDRRFTRTRLRTEVLPLLEDVLGGGVAEALARTATALREDTDLIDTIAAQALPGAAVAGSRGQELSTSALTALPDAVRRRVIRGWLLAGGATGLTDRQIRGVDRLVTAWRGQGGVAVGSTLRGQRLVAGRRDGVLVLRREPV
- the lpqG gene encoding lipoprotein LpqG, producing MIRLVRHSIALVAAGLAAALSGCDSHNSGSLGADPRQVTVFGSGQVQGVPDTLIADVGIQVTAADVTSAMNQTNDRQQAVIDALVGAGLDRKDIRTTRVTVAPQYSNPEPAGTATITGYRADNDIEVKIHPTDAASRLLALVVSTGGDATRISSVSYSIGDDSQLVKDARARAFQDAKNRADQYAQLSGLRLGKVISISEASGAAPTHEAPAPPRGLSAVPLEPGQQTVGFSVTVVWELT
- the PE32 gene encoding PE family protein PE32 (Member of the Mycobacterium tuberculosis PE family, PGRS subfamily of ala-, gly-rich proteins), which translates into the protein MSIMHAEPEMLAATAGELQSINAVARAGNAAVAGPTTGVVPAAADLVSLLTASQFAAHAQLYQAISAEAMAVQEQLATTLGISAGSYAATEAANAATIA
- a CDS encoding transferase; the encoded protein is MASKMDTETHYSDVWVVIPAFNEAAVIGKVVTDVRSVFDHVVCVDDGSTDGTGDIARRSGAHLVRHPINLGQGAAIQTGIEYARKQPGAQVFATFDGDGQHRVKDVAAMVDRLGAGDVDVVIGTRFGRPVGKASASRPPLMKRIVLQTGARLSRRGRRLGLTDTNNGLRVFNKTVADGLNITMSGMSHATEFIMLIAENHWRVAEEPVEVLYTEYSKSKGQPLLNGVNIIFDGFLRGRMPR
- a CDS encoding membrane protein (A core mycobacterial gene; conserved in mycobacterial strains (See Marmiesse et al., 2004 PMID:14766927).) codes for the protein MNWIQVLLIASIIGLLFYLLRSRRSARSRAWVKVGYVLFVLAGIYAVLRPDDTTVVANWFGVRRGTDLMLYALVMAFSFTTLSTYMRFKDLELRYARIARALALEGAQAPEQCR
- the ppa gene encoding inorganic pyrophosphatase, which encodes MQFDVTIEIPKGQRNKYEVDHETGRVRLDRYLYTPMAYPTDYGFIEDTLGDDGDPLDALVLLPQPVFPGVLVAARPVGMFRMVDEHGGDDKVLCVPAGDPRWDHVQDIGDVPAFELDAIKHFFVHYKDLEPGKFVKAADWVDRAEAEAEVQRSVERFKAGTH
- a CDS encoding integral membrane protein, which gives rise to MAVGAAAVTEVGDTASPVGSSGASGGAIASGSVARVGTAAAVTALCGYAVIYLAARNLAPNGFSVFGVFWGAFGLVTGAANGLLQETTREVRSLGYLDVSADGRRTHPLRVSGMVGLGSLVVIAGSSPLWSGRVFAEARWLSVALLSIGLAGFCLHATLLGMLAGTNRWTQYGALMVADAVIRVVVAAATFVIGWQLVGFIWATVAGSVAWLIMLMTSPPTRAAARLMTPGATATFLRGAAHSIIAAGASAILVMGFPVLLKLTSNELGAQGGVVILAVTLTRAPLLVPLTAMQGNLIAHFVDERTERIRALIAPAALIGGVGAVGMLAAGVVGPWIMRVAFGSEYQSSSALLAWLTAAAVAIAMLTLTGAAAVAAALHRAYSLGWVGATVGSGLLLLLPLSLETRTVVALLCGPLVGIGVHLVALARTDE